From the Nodularia sp. NIES-3585 genome, one window contains:
- the yvcK gene encoding gluconeogenesis factor YvcK family protein: MSIGFLRQALKALQKQSRGRTSHRVNQWFKWLSPGLAIKRWLLISLGGVVLAILGLAISVKLTPIFWALELFRSFLGVIAEILPHYISGPLVLLGGVLLLLWGQTRTVSSITQVIRPNGEEDLIDVLMAHRRLYRGPKIVVIGGGTGLSTLLRGLKTYSANTTAIVTVADDGGSSGRLRQEFGVLPPGDIRNCLAALADEEKLLTELFQYRFKAGDGLTGHSFGNLFLTAMSDITGDLEQAVAASSKVLAVRGQVLPATLSDVRLWAELDDGRRIEGESSIPKARGKIVKIGCIPANPPALPTAIKAIKEADYIIVGPGSLYTSLIPNLLVPEIADAIAQSTAPRIYICNIMTQAGETEGYTVADHIKAIDAACGDRHLFDAVLVHKKSPSEKSLLRYAQQNSHPVFLDREDVTLLGRRIVLANVLYEDETGCVRHNPQKLARVLLRWYSGTHQGK, translated from the coding sequence ATGTCAATTGGTTTTCTCAGACAAGCCCTCAAAGCCCTGCAAAAGCAGTCGCGCGGCCGCACCTCCCATCGTGTTAACCAGTGGTTCAAGTGGTTATCTCCTGGACTAGCCATTAAACGCTGGTTGCTCATCAGCCTGGGAGGTGTAGTGCTGGCAATTTTGGGGTTGGCGATATCGGTGAAGCTAACCCCAATTTTTTGGGCGCTGGAGTTGTTTAGGAGTTTTCTGGGAGTAATTGCTGAGATTTTACCCCACTATATCAGCGGTCCTTTGGTATTACTAGGCGGTGTACTTTTACTGCTTTGGGGACAAACTCGCACCGTCAGCTCAATTACTCAGGTAATCAGACCAAACGGCGAAGAGGATTTAATTGACGTGCTGATGGCACATCGTCGATTGTACCGAGGTCCAAAAATAGTTGTAATTGGTGGTGGAACTGGACTTTCTACCTTATTACGGGGATTAAAAACCTACAGTGCCAACACTACTGCCATTGTGACTGTCGCTGATGATGGTGGTTCTTCTGGGCGGCTGCGTCAGGAATTTGGCGTTTTACCACCAGGAGATATTCGTAATTGTTTGGCAGCACTGGCAGATGAAGAAAAGTTATTAACAGAATTATTTCAATATCGTTTTAAGGCTGGGGACGGTTTGACAGGCCATAGTTTTGGCAATTTGTTCTTAACTGCCATGAGCGATATTACTGGGGATTTAGAACAGGCGGTTGCAGCCAGTTCCAAGGTGCTAGCCGTCCGGGGACAAGTTCTGCCAGCTACCCTGAGTGATGTTCGCCTCTGGGCAGAATTAGACGATGGTCGTCGCATTGAGGGTGAGTCTAGTATTCCTAAAGCTAGGGGAAAAATCGTCAAGATTGGCTGTATCCCTGCGAATCCTCCGGCTTTGCCCACAGCTATTAAAGCAATTAAAGAAGCTGATTATATTATTGTCGGGCCAGGTAGCCTTTATACCAGCTTGATTCCTAATTTACTTGTACCAGAAATTGCTGATGCGATCGCTCAATCTACAGCCCCTCGCATCTACATCTGCAATATCATGACTCAAGCTGGAGAAACTGAGGGATATACTGTTGCTGACCATATTAAAGCTATTGATGCTGCCTGCGGAGACAGACATCTGTTTGATGCCGTATTGGTACACAAAAAATCCCCATCAGAAAAATCACTGCTGCGTTATGCTCAACAAAATTCCCATCCAGTATTCTTAGATAGGGAAGATGTCACCCTATTAGGGCGGCGAATTGTTTTAGCTAATGTCTTGTATGAAGATGAAACAGGTTGCGTGCGTCACAACCCCCAGAAACTAGCACGAGTTTTGCTGCGGTGGTACAGTGGAACCCATCAAGGGAAGTGA
- the tsaE gene encoding tRNA (adenosine(37)-N6)-threonylcarbamoyltransferase complex ATPase subunit type 1 TsaE, translated as MNILLADAEATLRLGITLGQNLTAGSVILLEGDLGTGKTTLVQGIGHGLGITELIVSPTFTLINEYTQGRLPLYHLDLYRLEPSEVESLNLETYWEGFEVMPGIVAIEWAERMPYKPDSYLSLVLAYGNDGTRQAKIAPFNCTIHKFIPSISGLVDRSDFRF; from the coding sequence ATGAATATTTTACTTGCAGATGCAGAAGCAACGTTACGCTTGGGCATCACACTTGGCCAAAATCTGACTGCTGGCAGTGTGATTTTATTAGAAGGTGATTTAGGTACTGGCAAAACTACACTAGTACAAGGAATTGGTCACGGTTTAGGCATTACAGAACTAATTGTTAGCCCTACTTTCACTCTCATCAATGAGTATACTCAAGGACGTTTACCCCTTTACCATTTAGACTTATATCGCCTAGAACCCTCTGAGGTCGAATCTTTGAACCTAGAAACTTATTGGGAAGGTTTTGAGGTGATGCCGGGAATTGTGGCGATTGAATGGGCAGAACGAATGCCCTACAAGCCAGATAGTTATCTGAGTTTGGTGTTGGCTTATGGAAATGACGGCACTCGTCAAGCCAAAATTGCACCGTTTAATTGCACCATTCACAAATTTATTCCTAGCATCTCAGGTTTGGTTGACCGAAGCGATTTTAGATTTTAG
- the patS gene encoding heterocyst-inhibiting signaling peptide PatS: MKTTMLVNFLDERGSGR, from the coding sequence ATGAAGACAACAATGTTAGTGAATTTCCTTGATGAGCGTGGTAGCGGTAGATAG